From Flavobacterium arcticum, the proteins below share one genomic window:
- a CDS encoding MGMT family protein: MANNDGFFERVYVVARQVPYGRVTSYGAIAKFIGAGRSARMVGWAMNASHTMDDVPAHRVVNRVGLLTGKHHFEGTNLMQQLLESEGVKVKENKIVDFEKHFWDPMENIDE; encoded by the coding sequence ATGGCAAACAACGATGGCTTTTTTGAACGAGTTTATGTAGTAGCACGTCAAGTGCCCTATGGTAGGGTAACTTCTTATGGGGCTATTGCAAAATTTATTGGAGCAGGGCGCTCTGCCCGAATGGTAGGCTGGGCTATGAATGCTAGCCATACTATGGATGATGTTCCAGCGCACAGAGTAGTAAACCGTGTAGGGCTACTAACAGGCAAACATCATTTTGAAGGTACAAATCTTATGCAACAGCTTCTTGAAAGCGAAGGTGTAAAGGTGAAAGAAAATAAAATAGTCGATTTTGAGAAACACTTTTGGGATCCTATGGAAAATATAGATGAATAA
- a CDS encoding LysE family transporter has product MEFVLPVVLGIVLAVAGISLPGLLNITAAKISLSEGRQRAVIFALGATTIIFIQTYIAVSFAKFINSRPDIIHLLEEMGLGIFAVLTIYFLFLAKKPKVKEDKAVTKIKSRRSKFFLGVLLSALNFFPVPYYVFMSVTLSKHKYFFFNPLFIFLFVMGAVIGSLSAFYLYIISFKRFEHKASFFLRNINYFMGGITGVVCLITIIKMMRN; this is encoded by the coding sequence ATGGAGTTTGTCCTGCCCGTTGTGTTAGGTATTGTTTTGGCTGTTGCAGGTATATCGTTACCTGGGCTTTTAAACATTACTGCCGCAAAAATTAGTCTTAGTGAGGGCAGGCAAAGAGCGGTTATTTTTGCATTAGGTGCCACAACTATTATTTTTATACAAACATATATAGCAGTTTCTTTTGCAAAATTTATAAATAGCAGACCTGATATAATACACCTGCTCGAAGAGATGGGGCTTGGTATATTTGCAGTACTTACTATTTATTTTCTTTTTTTAGCAAAAAAACCAAAGGTTAAAGAAGATAAAGCGGTAACGAAAATTAAGAGCCGAAGAAGTAAGTTCTTTTTAGGGGTACTACTTTCGGCTTTAAACTTTTTTCCAGTTCCTTATTATGTGTTTATGAGTGTTACGCTTTCTAAACATAAATACTTTTTTTTCAATCCGTTATTTATTTTTCTTTTTGTTATGGGAGCCGTTATAGGTTCATTATCTGCTTTTTATCTGTACATTATATCTTTTAAAAGATTTGAACATAAGGCATCTTTTTTTCTGCGTAACATCAATTACTTTATGGGAGGTATAACAGGGGTTGTGTGTCTTATCACAATCATAAAAATGATGAGAAACTAA